Genomic window (Pseudomonas hydrolytica):
AAACCGGCAGTCTCCGCCTCCAGTATCACCACCTGTAGCTGCGGCGCCTGACGCTTGAGGTAGTAGGCCGTCCACAGTCCGGTATAACCGGCGCCGACAACCACCACATCCGCCTGCAGGTCGCCCTGCAAACTGGCGCGCGGCTGCAGCGGCTCCTCGAGCTGATCCATCCACAGGCTGATGTTGCGCCAGGGGTTCATCCGTACCTCCGTCATATCCATGGCGCAAGGCTAGCGCCAGCGCTCAGCGGCCGTCTTGCGTGCGCGCCCGCAAGGAAAGCTGCTTGAGATAGGCCTTGGGAGAAAGCCCGGTATGACGCCGAAAGCAGCTGTAGAACGCCGATAGCGAGTTGAAGCCGGCAGCGAATGCCAGCTCGTCGATACGCACCGGGTCGCTGTCAGCCTCGAGCCCCGCCAGCAGGTACTGCAGGCGCACGCGATTGACGTAACGGTAAAAGCTTTCACCGAGCACCTGATTGAGCAGGTGGGAAACCTGGTTGCGGCTGTAGCCGGTGGCCGTCGCCACCTGCTGCAGGTTCAGCTCGGGGTCGAGAAAGGGCTGGCTGCGCTGGAAATAGTCCTGCAGGTCCTGCGCCATCTGCCCGAGCTGGCGGCTCGACAGCCCCAGGCGACTGATCGCCGGCCGCGCACCGGGCGCACCGAGCGGCTGCCGTTCGCGCATCAGGGTGGCGTACTCGTTGACGCGCCAGATCAACCCGTCGCGTACGGTGATGGCCTCGCCGGTGCAGAACGACACCAGCCCCTCGCTGCCTTGCACACGGGTGCGGTACTGGATGAATGCGGTGTGACCGTCGATGCGGATGCGGTCGAAGTGCTCCAGCGACTCGCCGGGATGGCGCGGCAGGTTGCCGGCGACGTAGGCGCGCAGCTCGGCCAGCTGCATGCTGCGCTGCTGGTAGAAATCGTTGTACTCCACCTGCGGGTGATACAGCGCCAGCACGGCCTCCAGATCGCGCTGCTTCCAGCTCAGGTGATAGCGCAGGATGATCTGGCGGGTGCGCTCGGTCTGCGCGGTATCGTCGGGAAAGTCGTCGTCGAACATGGTGGGCATCGTTCCGGGGGCGCGGCGCAGCTTGCCCGATTCACCCTGCGCGGGTCAAAGCGCCGCCACGCCAAGCCAGTCCTCCAGGCTCACGGGCTTCTGCACGCCATATCCCTGCACGTAATCCACCCCCATTTCCAGCAGACGCGCGCGGATGGCAGGCGTTTCAACGTATTCGGCGATGGTCTGCCGCCCCAGGGCGTGGGCGATCTCGTTGATCGAGCGAACCATGGCCAGATCGCTGGAGGAGCGCTCGATCTCCCTGACGAAGCTGCCGTCGATCTTCACGTAATCCACCGGCAGGCGCTTGAGGTAGTCGTAGCTGGAGAAGCCCACGCCGAAGTCATCGATCGAAAAACTGCAGCCAGCGCGCTGCAGGTGGCGCACCAGATCGGCGGTCTTGGCCAGGTTGGAGACCGCCGCCGTTTCGGTCAGCTCGAAGCAGATGCGCCGCGGGTCGACCCGGTAGCGCTCGAACAGGCTCTCGATGAACCCCAGCAGCTTGTCGTCGTTCAGGCTGCTGCCGGACAGATTGATCGACAGCGCACTGCAGCGGCCCCAGAGGTCAGGATGTCGATCGAGCACGGCGAAGATGTGGCGCAGCACCCAGCGATCGACCTTGTTCATGCGGTGATAGCGTTCCGCGGCCGCGATGAAGTCCTGCAGTTGCAATTCGTTCTGCATCACCAGCAGCAGCTCGTAGTGCGGCAGCTCGCTGGATTGTCCTGCCGTCGGCGCAATCTGCTGTACGCGCAGCGCCAGGTCCTCGCGCTCGACGATGTCGTCGACCCGCGCGGCAATGGCCAGCAGGCCGATGCGACTGTCGTCACTGGCCATGCTGAAGCAGTGCACGCGATTGCGCCCGGCTTCCTTGGCGGCGTTGCAGGCCGATTGCAGCTCGCAGAACAGATTGGCGACGTCATGCCGCTGCGCCGCCTCGACCACCCCGACGCTGAGCGTGATGCCATGCTTGCGCGTTTCCCAGACGAAGCCCTCGCTCTCCACTTCGCGGCGCACCTGCTCGGCCAGATCCGCTGCCTGGGCTTCGTTGCACCCGGGCAACACCGCCGCGAAATCCACTCCGCCGACCCGTGCCAGGCAGCTGGCCTGAGGCAACCAGCGCCGCAGCAGCTCGCTGACGCGACCGAGACAGGCGTCGCCGGCATGCGGCCCGGAGTGGGTATTGATCAGGGCGAACTGGTCGAGGTGCAGCATGAGGAAGGCGTGCCGACTGCGGCTGGCCAGGCTCTGCGCAAGCGCGGACTCGAAAGCGCGGCGGTTGTGCAGACCGGTCAGCTCGTCATGACTGCGGGCATGGGCGACCTCGCGATACAGGCGCCCTACTATGTCCTGCAGGGTTCTTTGCACCAGGCTGTCGGAATCGCGACTGCCCTCTTCTATCAGCAACTGTCCGCTGGCCAGCTCGGCGACCAGTGCCTGCTCGGTGAAACATCCACTCTCGCGGCCCTGACGGTCGACCAGCACGTAGTGATCCATCGCCGGGTTCTTCCACACCAGGCGATGCACCTGGCCGTTCGCATCCTGCAGGCGAGCCCCCTCATGGAGCTGCTCCAGGCGCTCGCCCCAGCGCTGCAGTTCGTCTGCCAGCACCGGCCGGGCCCCTGGCAGATGCTCTGGGATCGCCAGTTGCACGGGCGCCTCACCGAGCAGCTGTTGGCGCAACCTGGCCAACACCGGGCCGTACTGGAAGCTGCCGGCACCGAAGGCCTCCATGCGCCGTTTGAGCACCTGCAACTGATGCTCGACCTCCGCGGCATAGGCCTCGGGATCGCCGCGAAAAGGCTCCTTGGCCCGTTCGTTGAGGCGCGTACAGAGCATCCCGGTCAGGGACATGTCCAGGCGCCAGGTCAGGTTCTGTCGGCCCAGGCGGATCAGTTCATGCACCAGCAGGTCGCGCCAGCCGGCGTCCAACCACTCCAGCAACAATCTGGGCACGCTCTCCTCGCCATGCAGCTCCCGCAGCGCGTCGGCAAGCTCCCGCTGGGCCTGTTTGAGGGTGTCCTGGCCCTTGTGCAATTGCTTGACCCGCTCGGCATTCTGCCGATAGCTGCGCTGCTGCTGGTCGATCAGTTCGTCCAGCTCCGCGGCGTGCACGGCGAAGCTCCGGTTGTCACCGTCATAGCCGGCGATGATCTGCTCGATCACCTCGTGCACCCGGCCTTCCAGCGCGGGGTTGGCCGGTTCGCAGTGATCACCCAGGCGCAGCACACGATCCAGGGTGGCACGCACCGGGTGATTGCTGTCGGCCAGGGCGGCCGGCTCTTTCAGCATCGCCTGCAATACCGGTAGCAGCAGGCGCTCGATGCCTGGCTTGAGCGCCGGCGCCAGGCCGTCATCTTGTGTCAGATGCTGGAACACCTCGCTCACCAGCTGGGTGTCCTCCTGCTGGCGCAGGCTGAGGGCACAGTCCTGTTGCCGAAATTGCTCGAGCAGTGCCTGCGCCGTCCAGCCACCGCTCGGCACCGGCTGGCTGCGCAAGCGACCGAGCAGTGCCGCGGGGATCTCGCCATGCGTCTGGGCCGCCTGGACGGGCGGCGACGCTGCAGGCTGGCTGCGCCGCAGTTGCTGGATGGCCTGATAGGTGGCGGACGCCGCCTCGGCCCGTGGCGGCGTCGTGTGGGCACGCGCTGGCGCAAGTTCGGCGCTGAGCGGCTCGATCCGCTGTGCGGCGAACTGCTCGACCAGCGCCTGCATGTAAGGCTGCAGCAAGTCCGGCAGCAGGCGTCCGGCTTCGCTCAGGTAGAGGGCGCGCACGCCGAGCGGTTGATTGCGCAGGCGTAGCTCGGCCTGCAGCTGACGCAGGAGAAATTCGAACGATAGGGGGTTGTCCGCATCGGCCAGAGGCTCGCCGGCCAGACGGTTGAAACAGCCGCAGACCCGCCACTCACGTACCCCGAGGCTTTCGCGCAAGGTGCGCACCAGGCGCCGCGCGAGCAGCATGTCGTCGACTTCCTCATCGTCCACCAGGCTCCACTCGCTGCGACTGTCGAGCACGGCGGCCTGCTCCGGAAGAGCCAGCAGCCCCCCGCAGATGCCCTGCACGCAGCTGGCGATGGCGCGCTCCTGCTGATTGCGGCAAAAGCGCATGAAATGCTCGCAGGCCTGCGCTTCTTCATTGGAAAAGGCGCGCAAGCGCTGCTCTGCCAGCGCCTGCTCCAGTGCCAGACAGAGTTGCCGCAGCGCATCAGGCAGATACTGGCGAACCAGCGCACCGAGTGCCTCACCGAGCGCGCGGGGTAACGGTCTGGGCATCACGGGCAACGCTCCTGCCTGCAGTGGCTCCCTGTGCTTGACTATAGCCGTTTGCCACCCGTTGGCTAAGCGCTCCTCGGCCTATGCCGGCGGCGCTGCAGCGGCCGCTGCGGCCAGACAGCGACTATGCTCAGGGGAGACCGGGAGAGCACCTATGAACGAGCCAGACAAACAACAGCCACCACCGCCCCTGACGCTATGGGA
Coding sequences:
- a CDS encoding AraC family transcriptional regulator codes for the protein MFDDDFPDDTAQTERTRQIILRYHLSWKQRDLEAVLALYHPQVEYNDFYQQRSMQLAELRAYVAGNLPRHPGESLEHFDRIRIDGHTAFIQYRTRVQGSEGLVSFCTGEAITVRDGLIWRVNEYATLMRERQPLGAPGARPAISRLGLSSRQLGQMAQDLQDYFQRSQPFLDPELNLQQVATATGYSRNQVSHLLNQVLGESFYRYVNRVRLQYLLAGLEADSDPVRIDELAFAAGFNSLSAFYSCFRRHTGLSPKAYLKQLSLRARTQDGR
- a CDS encoding DUF1631 family protein, with the protein product MPRPLPRALGEALGALVRQYLPDALRQLCLALEQALAEQRLRAFSNEEAQACEHFMRFCRNQQERAIASCVQGICGGLLALPEQAAVLDSRSEWSLVDDEEVDDMLLARRLVRTLRESLGVREWRVCGCFNRLAGEPLADADNPLSFEFLLRQLQAELRLRNQPLGVRALYLSEAGRLLPDLLQPYMQALVEQFAAQRIEPLSAELAPARAHTTPPRAEAASATYQAIQQLRRSQPAASPPVQAAQTHGEIPAALLGRLRSQPVPSGGWTAQALLEQFRQQDCALSLRQQEDTQLVSEVFQHLTQDDGLAPALKPGIERLLLPVLQAMLKEPAALADSNHPVRATLDRVLRLGDHCEPANPALEGRVHEVIEQIIAGYDGDNRSFAVHAAELDELIDQQQRSYRQNAERVKQLHKGQDTLKQAQRELADALRELHGEESVPRLLLEWLDAGWRDLLVHELIRLGRQNLTWRLDMSLTGMLCTRLNERAKEPFRGDPEAYAAEVEHQLQVLKRRMEAFGAGSFQYGPVLARLRQQLLGEAPVQLAIPEHLPGARPVLADELQRWGERLEQLHEGARLQDANGQVHRLVWKNPAMDHYVLVDRQGRESGCFTEQALVAELASGQLLIEEGSRDSDSLVQRTLQDIVGRLYREVAHARSHDELTGLHNRRAFESALAQSLASRSRHAFLMLHLDQFALINTHSGPHAGDACLGRVSELLRRWLPQASCLARVGGVDFAAVLPGCNEAQAADLAEQVRREVESEGFVWETRKHGITLSVGVVEAAQRHDVANLFCELQSACNAAKEAGRNRVHCFSMASDDSRIGLLAIAARVDDIVEREDLALRVQQIAPTAGQSSELPHYELLLVMQNELQLQDFIAAAERYHRMNKVDRWVLRHIFAVLDRHPDLWGRCSALSINLSGSSLNDDKLLGFIESLFERYRVDPRRICFELTETAAVSNLAKTADLVRHLQRAGCSFSIDDFGVGFSSYDYLKRLPVDYVKIDGSFVREIERSSSDLAMVRSINEIAHALGRQTIAEYVETPAIRARLLEMGVDYVQGYGVQKPVSLEDWLGVAAL